The following coding sequences are from one Penaeus monodon isolate SGIC_2016 chromosome 21, NSTDA_Pmon_1, whole genome shotgun sequence window:
- the LOC119586681 gene encoding GPN-loop GTPase 2-like, with the protein MLFQMVVKFGQVVLGPPGSGKTTYCKAMASLLRSLGRKVSIINLDPANDVLPYEATVDISELIQVEEVMATKNVGPNGGLVFCMEMLEANLPWLLNKVQALEGHYLIFDFPGQAELYAHHTMVRNILRELDKAEIRLCAVYLVDSHYANDPGKYVSAVLLTLNSMLMMELPTVNILSKVDSVEKYGSLDMGLEFYTEVMDLEYLLEYLGDAPVTRKYTKLNKAMADVISDYSLVTFIPLSADSRSTLLAAMKAVDKANGYIYGSGEERNIQRLLSCAVGADFEHERLGNVRDEFMRGDSEEDDEEDEEIIKMIATQNQNR; encoded by the exons ATGCTTTTCCAGATGGTGGTGAAGTTTGGCCAAGTGGTGCTGGGTCCACCAGGAAGTGGCAAGACAACCTATTGTAAGGCTATGGCCTCACTCTTGCGAAGTCTTGGACGTAAAGTGTCCATCATCAATCTTG ATCCAGCCAATGATGTCCTCCCATATGAAGCAACAGTTGATATCAGTGAATTAATCCAGGTAGAGGAGGTGATGGCAACCAAGAATGTGGGGCCAAACGGAGGTCTCGTTTTCTGCATGGAAATGTTGGAGGCAAATCTACCCTGGCTGCTCAACAAGGTCCAGGCCTTGGAGGGACACTACCTGATATTTGACTTTCCAGGACAG GCCGAgttgtatgcacaccacacaatgGTGCGCAATATTTTAAGAGAGTTGGACAAAGCTGAAATTCGCCTTTGTGCAGTCTACCTTGTGGACTCTCATTATGCTAATGATCCAG GAAAATATGTGTCTGCTGTACTGTTAACATTAAACAGCATGTTAATGATGGAATTGCCTACTGTGAATATTCTCTCAAAG GTTGACTCAGTAGAAAAATATGGAAGCCTGGATATGGGTCTTGAATTTTACACAGAAGTCATGGACTTGGAATACCTTTTAGAATACCTCGGAGATGCACCAGTCACGCGCAAGTATACCAAGTTGAACAAGGCCATGGCAGATGTGATCTCAGACTATTCCCTGGTGACCTTCATCCCCCTGAGTGCGGACAGCAGGTCCACGCTGTTGGCTGCGATGAAG GCAGTCGACAAGgccaatggatatatatatggtagcgGGGAAGAGCGGAATATCCAAAGGTTATTGTCATGCGCCGTCGGTGCTGATTTTGAGCATGAGCGTCTGGGGAACGTGCGTGATGAGTTCATGAGAGGAGACagtgaagaggatgatgaggaggatgaggaaattaTCAAGATGATAGCTACTCAGaatcaaaatagataa